The proteins below come from a single Spirochaetota bacterium genomic window:
- a CDS encoding methyltransferase has translation MPEGDIRNDPWYRTALTHDALGAHLRLAVPHDVFSTMRIDEGTLLLLENLPAKEPAHVLDMGCGYGALGLPIAARFPAAQVILVDRDLLAVHWAKTNALAHGLSNVSVYGSLGYRDVPEEERFDWILCNVPARIGEPFIRHLLACGRTRLTETGELRIVAINDLSPVIEGIGVSEKMPLVKEGQSASHAVYSLMADPSFTRDTAAPDALYLRDTVAVDGLSFDRPFDIGGDDPRRLKSAVPIFLDAIMNHAPRRVLAFRPSYGILPLVSRMRFPDADIIAVERDLLGIEYIRRNAKKNSLAGEKLVLCEAHHFPASIADDEFDLAVGELSSSAGKNVALAELNALAHAAGKNGIALVLALEKNDREWIRPSASRQQCSLTRLISRDGYVLFQVRR, from the coding sequence ATGCCCGAAGGCGATATCAGGAACGATCCATGGTACAGAACTGCGCTTACGCATGACGCGCTCGGGGCGCATCTGCGTCTTGCCGTACCGCACGATGTGTTCTCGACGATGCGCATCGATGAGGGTACGCTCCTTCTTCTCGAGAATCTCCCGGCGAAGGAGCCGGCGCATGTCCTTGACATGGGTTGCGGCTACGGCGCACTCGGACTCCCCATCGCAGCCCGCTTCCCTGCCGCGCAGGTTATCCTGGTCGACCGCGATCTCCTTGCCGTTCACTGGGCGAAAACGAACGCTCTCGCACATGGTCTATCCAATGTCTCGGTATACGGCAGCCTCGGATATCGCGATGTCCCCGAAGAAGAGCGTTTCGATTGGATACTCTGCAATGTACCGGCGCGCATCGGAGAGCCGTTCATCCGTCACCTCCTTGCGTGCGGGCGGACGCGGCTTACGGAGACCGGAGAGCTTCGCATCGTGGCGATAAACGATCTTTCCCCTGTGATCGAGGGGATCGGTGTCAGCGAAAAAATGCCGCTCGTGAAAGAAGGGCAGAGCGCATCGCATGCGGTCTACTCGTTGATGGCGGATCCATCGTTCACGAGAGACACAGCCGCGCCGGACGCTCTCTATCTCCGCGACACGGTCGCTGTTGACGGCTTGAGCTTCGACCGCCCGTTCGATATCGGCGGCGACGATCCGCGTCGATTGAAAAGCGCCGTGCCGATATTCCTCGACGCGATCATGAACCATGCCCCCAGACGAGTGCTCGCATTTCGACCCTCATACGGCATTCTCCCGCTCGTATCGCGCATGCGCTTCCCCGATGCCGATATTATCGCCGTGGAGCGCGACCTCCTCGGCATCGAGTATATCCGCCGCAATGCAAAGAAGAATTCGCTCGCCGGTGAAAAGCTTGTGCTCTGCGAGGCCCATCATTTCCCCGCATCGATAGCGGACGACGAGTTCGACCTCGCCGTCGGCGAACTTTCTTCCTCCGCCGGAAAGAACGTTGCACTCGCTGAGCTCAACGCGCTCGCACACGCCGCCGGAAAGAACGGTATCGCGCTCGTGCTTGCGCTTGAGAAGAACGATAGGGAATGGATACGCCCGTCAGCATCGCGGCAGCAATGCTCGCTCACGCGGCTTATTTCGCGTGACGGATATGTGCTTTTTCAGGTGCGGCGCTAG
- a CDS encoding DUF1801 domain-containing protein has product MKKPKIDYKTVDEYIAQCPKEIRPTLKKLRATIRAAAPDADERISYGMPGYYMERPLVYFAAYKNHIGLYPAPSGITAFKKELAGYACSKGAIQFPLDKPPFALVRAIVKYRVKESGNKAVMRAKR; this is encoded by the coding sequence ATGAAGAAACCAAAAATCGATTATAAAACGGTCGATGAATACATCGCACAATGCCCGAAGGAGATCCGTCCGACACTTAAGAAATTACGGGCAACGATCCGGGCCGCCGCACCTGACGCTGACGAAAGGATATCATACGGCATGCCGGGATATTATATGGAGAGGCCGCTCGTGTATTTCGCCGCGTATAAGAACCATATCGGGCTCTATCCCGCGCCGAGCGGCATCACGGCCTTTAAAAAGGAATTAGCCGGATACGCATGCTCAAAGGGTGCGATACAGTTCCCCCTCGACAAACCGCCGTTCGCTTTGGTGCGTGCAATAGTGAAATATCGGGTGAAAGAGTCCGGCAACAAGGCCGTTATGAGAGCAAAGCGATAA
- a CDS encoding DUF4954 family protein, translated as MAKRRARKKTSPREAKKKKIEGGAFRRLTNTERDALLKNGCTSENWDRVLVAEGFDPERVRAVVFQGAVKIGRLSGTLSYHDSVPRTAGLYRAKLNNVVIGNGCYISDVRGWLSNLVIGDDVLIENAGTIECRGKTAFGNAARVPVLNEGGGRELPITARTSAQIAYLAVFYRGRKRLIERINAMADSYAKSVQADRAPIGSGSRIINVNKVVNVAIGECAEVNGIQSIKEGTVDSSREAKTVVGNGVIAENFIFQKGASIKDGAVIAGTIAGEGCRIGRQFSSENSVFFANAEAFHSEACSVFGGPYTVTHHRPTLLIAAAYSFFNAGSGTNQSNHKYRLGPLHQGVLERGCKTGSFCYLLWPCRIGAFSTVIGRHYSNFDTSELPFSSITEERGVSMILPGKNFFSAGIRRDGRKWPARDRRTVSTPLDLITFDVLSPYTMQKVLRALAILGGHETNDASGKAAASAEFITVGGILMKRSLIGIALDHYRTILDKYFGDRIVTRLAGQRTPRGIRKALEPMRTPNGGAWIDAAGLIAPQAKIETLIRDVEKGTIGCYDAMLVRFRAIHDSYRNDEWDWLCAAFASRYGKAPSEMPLPELAERLAAWKDASLRILTTVERDAAKEFGAYSAIGYGIDGDGENDFAAVRSTFDNHAFIKELRAEQKTITTSYEALKRVIG; from the coding sequence ATGGCGAAACGGCGAGCCAGAAAAAAAACCTCACCGCGTGAAGCAAAAAAGAAAAAGATAGAAGGCGGAGCCTTTCGCCGTCTGACGAACACCGAGCGCGATGCGCTCCTTAAGAACGGTTGTACGTCGGAGAATTGGGACCGCGTGCTCGTAGCGGAAGGTTTCGACCCGGAACGCGTGCGTGCCGTTGTGTTCCAGGGTGCGGTGAAGATCGGCAGACTTTCGGGAACGCTTTCCTATCACGATTCCGTACCGCGTACCGCGGGGCTTTACCGCGCCAAGCTCAATAATGTCGTCATCGGCAATGGATGCTATATTTCCGATGTGCGCGGCTGGCTTTCCAATCTCGTCATCGGGGACGATGTGCTCATAGAGAACGCGGGTACGATAGAGTGCCGCGGAAAAACAGCGTTCGGGAATGCCGCTCGCGTGCCGGTGCTGAACGAGGGCGGCGGGCGTGAATTGCCGATAACCGCGCGTACGAGCGCGCAGATAGCGTATCTCGCCGTGTTCTATCGCGGACGGAAGCGTCTCATCGAACGCATCAACGCAATGGCGGACAGTTACGCGAAGAGCGTACAGGCGGACAGGGCCCCCATCGGGAGCGGGAGCCGCATCATCAATGTGAACAAGGTGGTCAATGTCGCCATCGGCGAATGCGCGGAAGTGAACGGCATTCAGTCGATAAAGGAAGGGACCGTCGATTCGTCACGCGAGGCAAAGACCGTCGTCGGCAACGGCGTTATCGCCGAGAATTTCATTTTCCAGAAAGGGGCATCCATCAAAGATGGCGCCGTCATCGCGGGGACGATCGCAGGCGAGGGATGCCGCATCGGGCGTCAGTTCTCATCGGAGAACTCGGTGTTCTTCGCCAATGCGGAGGCGTTCCATTCGGAGGCGTGCTCCGTGTTCGGCGGTCCGTATACGGTCACGCATCATCGCCCCACGCTTCTCATCGCAGCGGCATATTCGTTCTTCAATGCGGGGAGCGGTACGAATCAGTCAAATCACAAGTATCGCCTCGGCCCCTTGCATCAGGGCGTGCTCGAACGCGGGTGCAAGACGGGATCGTTCTGCTATCTCCTCTGGCCGTGCCGCATCGGCGCGTTTTCTACCGTCATCGGCAGGCATTATTCGAATTTCGATACCTCGGAGCTGCCGTTCTCGTCGATCACCGAAGAGCGCGGTGTTTCGATGATACTGCCCGGAAAGAATTTCTTTTCGGCAGGGATACGGCGCGACGGCAGGAAATGGCCCGCACGCGACCGGCGAACGGTCTCAACACCGCTCGATCTCATAACCTTCGATGTACTTTCCCCCTACACGATGCAGAAGGTGCTGCGCGCGCTCGCCATCCTCGGCGGACACGAAACGAATGACGCGAGCGGAAAAGCGGCGGCTAGTGCCGAGTTCATCACGGTCGGCGGCATACTCATGAAGCGTTCGCTCATCGGTATCGCACTCGATCATTACCGGACCATACTCGATAAATATTTCGGCGACCGCATTGTGACGCGACTTGCCGGGCAGCGTACGCCGCGCGGGATACGAAAGGCGCTTGAGCCGATGCGAACACCCAACGGCGGTGCGTGGATAGATGCAGCCGGGCTTATCGCGCCGCAGGCGAAGATAGAAACGCTCATCCGCGATGTTGAAAAAGGCACGATCGGATGCTACGACGCCATGCTCGTGCGTTTCCGCGCGATACACGATTCCTACCGGAACGATGAATGGGATTGGCTCTGCGCGGCGTTCGCTTCGCGCTACGGGAAGGCGCCGTCTGAAATGCCGCTTCCGGAATTGGCTGAGCGGCTTGCCGCGTGGAAGGATGCATCGCTCCGGATATTGACCACGGTGGAACGCGATGCTGCGAAGGAATTCGGCGCATACTCGGCCATCGGTTACGGCATCGACGGCGACGGCGAGAATGATTTTGCCGCGGTGCGAAGCACCTTCGACAACCACGCCTTCATAAAAGAGCTTCGCGCGGAACAGAAGACGATAACAACATCGTACGAGGCGTTGAAGCGCGTCATCGGCTGA
- a CDS encoding acetate kinase gives MKVLVFNCGSSSIKFQLFSMPEGDVIAKGMVQRIGEKGSDASMKRGNDEIKLVREIKDHTEGLSVIEHMLTDPAKGAVKSMDEIGACGHRVVHGGEGFTASMLIDERVEKVIEEYCDLAPLHNPPNLTGIREAKKFLPSVPQVACFDTAFHQTIPETAYLYALPYELYEKFKVRRYGFHGTSHRYVAERGAALLKKPFDQFDAITCHLGNGCSMAAVKNGKCVDTTMGLTPLEGLVMGTRTGDFDPAIIFYLERKGYSLDDVDTLCNKKSGLLGISGVSNDVRDLEEKAAKGEGRAALALEIFAYRIRKYIGAYLAVLNGANAIIVTGGIGENGPIMRKRIFSGMEKLGIILDASKNTASVKEGEIQASSSAIKLMVVPTNEEGAIARDTYAIATKK, from the coding sequence ATGAAAGTCCTTGTGTTCAACTGCGGCAGTTCATCGATAAAATTCCAGCTTTTTTCAATGCCTGAGGGCGATGTCATTGCCAAGGGTATGGTGCAGCGTATCGGGGAGAAGGGGTCTGATGCATCGATGAAGCGCGGGAACGACGAGATAAAGCTCGTCCGCGAGATCAAGGACCATACGGAAGGTCTTTCGGTCATTGAACATATGTTAACCGATCCGGCGAAGGGTGCGGTAAAATCGATGGACGAGATAGGCGCCTGCGGCCACCGGGTAGTCCACGGGGGCGAGGGATTCACCGCATCCATGCTCATCGACGAGCGCGTGGAGAAGGTCATTGAGGAATACTGCGATCTCGCCCCGCTCCACAATCCGCCGAACCTCACGGGTATACGCGAGGCGAAGAAATTCCTCCCGTCGGTGCCCCAGGTGGCATGCTTCGACACCGCCTTCCATCAGACGATACCGGAAACGGCGTATCTCTACGCGCTCCCGTACGAGCTTTATGAAAAATTCAAGGTGCGCCGTTACGGCTTCCACGGCACCTCGCACCGCTATGTCGCCGAACGAGGGGCAGCACTCCTCAAGAAACCGTTCGATCAATTCGACGCCATCACCTGTCATCTCGGCAACGGCTGCTCCATGGCGGCGGTAAAGAACGGCAAATGCGTGGATACGACCATGGGACTCACCCCGCTTGAAGGCCTCGTGATGGGCACACGCACCGGCGATTTCGACCCCGCCATCATTTTCTATCTCGAGCGCAAAGGCTATTCACTTGACGATGTTGACACACTCTGCAATAAGAAGTCGGGCCTCCTCGGCATTTCCGGGGTTTCGAACGATGTGCGCGACCTTGAGGAAAAGGCGGCGAAGGGCGAGGGGCGTGCGGCGCTCGCGCTCGAGATATTCGCCTACCGCATCCGGAAATATATCGGCGCCTATCTTGCGGTACTCAACGGTGCAAACGCCATCATCGTTACCGGCGGTATCGGCGAGAACGGCCCTATCATGAGGAAGCGCATATTCTCCGGCATGGAAAAGCTCGGCATTATCCTCGATGCGTCGAAGAACACGGCTTCCGTTAAGGAAGGCGAGATACAGGCATCATCGTCCGCGATCAAGCTCATGGTCGTTCCCACGAACGAGGAAGGGGCCATCGCCCGCGATACATACGCGATAGCGACGAAGAAATAA
- a CDS encoding PHP domain-containing protein gives MMKYRYDLHCHSSNSDGCRTVSELIALAKRRGMSGLVVKDHYGCSILYHSQNECKLLYATDNHAADVGKHYTGTEMRFRSADDIDRRLKTDTLQQRHKTC, from the coding sequence ATGATGAAGTATCGCTATGACCTTCACTGCCACAGCAGCAACTCTGACGGCTGCAGGACGGTGTCGGAGCTGATAGCTCTGGCAAAACGCCGCGGCATGTCCGGCCTTGTCGTGAAGGACCATTACGGCTGTTCGATACTGTATCATTCGCAGAATGAATGTAAGCTCCTCTATGCAACGGACAATCATGCCGCCGATGTCGGGAAACACTATACGGGAACAGAGATGCGGTTCAGATCTGCGGACGATATAGACCGGCGGCTGAAAACTGATACTCTTCAGCAAAGGCATAAAACCTGTTGA
- a CDS encoding ATP-binding protein gives MNEMIRPVRKRKLDDDDYADNALQRRNLELSFREMESEAPYRTNLEELDDRLALHSMRTLLLLAEKPSGEDHCDSRTNANTVRLLKSDPEAAMEARRRVDVFAAKAAVRRGLSGFVPGIEALSAEYGLDHNEQEMLFAVFASNFEGTDIYLSELVFRYSATIEERLAIERYFSRNSTLIRSSIIYSNKMRNHNPELIISAAAENRILGITDVAEELSNFTRLVEPKVRWENVILDAEKKERLLALVENHADYLTKMKALGYEEIISYGTAAVLLFQGKSGTGKTMLAYALAQRLGRRVLSVSIDDLNHEGRRGFADHLRMLLTEAKMHNAIVFFDEGEDLLADRRAGNGYMSDVLREIERYDGIVIFATNLGYIIDEAMRRRILMTIDFDIPTRSERERIWDVHISDRIPRADDVDLRLLAEKYPITGGLIKNSVLTAIYRALNRDSAAPTLSMADLESAAAEQKTANRRVLGNSVERHSMLDLGNIILDDATGKKIKHLADSCRNRDNIWKEWGFDKVFPRGNGIIALFSGESGTGKSACAYALADDLGKEAKAFSLPSLLNPYVGESEQNLYRMFEKMNGTDALIILDECDSLLAQKTADGGSVSRMYANLVNIFLEQLERFNGIMVLTTNVKGSIDRAFERRINFRIDFPLPTAKLRERIWRANVPPAMPLAADIDFALLARTYAYTGGRIKNAVITAAYRASSERRAHVSMADFREACELEDNPLDRRSAIGFI, from the coding sequence ATGAATGAAATGATACGCCCGGTACGGAAAAGAAAGCTCGATGATGATGACTATGCCGACAACGCGCTCCAGAGAAGGAATCTCGAGCTTTCGTTCAGGGAAATGGAGAGCGAAGCGCCGTATCGGACGAATCTTGAGGAATTGGACGACAGATTGGCGCTCCACTCCATGCGCACGCTTCTTTTGCTCGCAGAAAAGCCCTCCGGCGAGGATCATTGTGATAGCCGAACGAATGCCAACACGGTACGACTTCTTAAAAGCGACCCGGAAGCGGCAATGGAAGCGCGGAGGAGGGTGGATGTTTTTGCAGCGAAGGCGGCGGTGCGTAGAGGACTATCCGGCTTTGTGCCGGGAATTGAGGCGCTCTCCGCCGAATACGGGCTCGATCATAATGAGCAGGAGATGCTCTTCGCCGTGTTCGCATCCAATTTCGAGGGCACGGACATCTACCTTTCAGAGCTCGTGTTCCGGTATTCCGCGACGATAGAGGAGCGCCTTGCCATTGAGCGGTATTTTTCACGCAATTCGACGCTCATACGTTCGAGCATCATCTATTCGAACAAGATGCGCAATCACAATCCCGAGCTCATCATTTCCGCGGCGGCTGAGAACAGGATACTGGGCATAACGGATGTGGCCGAGGAATTAAGCAATTTCACGCGGCTTGTTGAGCCCAAGGTGCGCTGGGAGAACGTGATACTCGATGCGGAGAAGAAAGAGCGTCTCCTTGCGCTTGTGGAGAATCATGCGGATTATCTCACGAAGATGAAGGCGCTCGGATACGAAGAGATAATATCCTATGGAACAGCGGCGGTGCTCCTCTTCCAGGGAAAAAGCGGCACCGGCAAGACCATGCTCGCCTATGCCCTCGCACAGCGTCTCGGGCGGCGCGTGCTCTCCGTGAGCATTGATGATCTTAATCATGAAGGGAGGCGCGGTTTCGCCGATCATCTGCGCATGCTCCTTACCGAAGCGAAGATGCATAATGCGATTGTGTTCTTCGATGAGGGCGAGGACCTTCTCGCGGACAGGCGCGCCGGCAACGGCTATATGAGCGATGTGCTCCGCGAGATAGAACGCTATGACGGCATCGTCATCTTCGCCACCAATCTCGGCTACATCATCGATGAGGCCATGCGGCGGCGTATTCTCATGACCATCGATTTCGATATACCCACTCGCTCGGAACGTGAACGTATCTGGGATGTGCACATATCCGACCGCATCCCGAGAGCGGACGATGTCGATCTGCGGCTTCTTGCGGAAAAGTATCCCATCACCGGCGGTCTTATCAAAAACTCCGTATTGACCGCGATATACCGCGCGCTTAACCGCGACAGCGCTGCCCCGACGCTTTCTATGGCCGATCTCGAAAGTGCTGCAGCGGAGCAGAAGACCGCTAATCGACGCGTGCTCGGCAATTCCGTGGAACGCCACAGCATGCTCGACCTCGGGAATATCATTCTTGATGATGCTACCGGGAAGAAGATAAAGCATCTCGCGGACTCCTGCCGCAACCGCGACAATATATGGAAGGAATGGGGTTTCGATAAAGTGTTCCCCCGCGGCAACGGCATCATCGCACTTTTCTCGGGCGAGAGCGGGACCGGGAAAAGCGCCTGCGCGTACGCGCTCGCCGATGATCTCGGGAAAGAGGCGAAAGCATTCTCGCTGCCCTCGCTCCTTAACCCCTACGTGGGCGAATCGGAACAGAACCTCTACCGCATGTTCGAGAAGATGAACGGCACGGATGCACTCATCATACTCGATGAATGCGATTCATTGCTTGCACAGAAGACCGCGGACGGCGGCAGTGTGTCGCGTATGTACGCGAACCTCGTGAACATATTCCTCGAACAGCTTGAGCGCTTCAACGGCATCATGGTGCTCACCACGAATGTAAAAGGGAGCATTGACCGTGCGTTCGAGCGGCGCATCAATTTTCGCATCGATTTTCCGCTGCCGACGGCGAAGCTCCGCGAGCGTATATGGCGCGCGAACGTGCCGCCTGCAATGCCGCTTGCCGCGGATATCGACTTCGCTCTTCTTGCGCGTACCTATGCGTATACCGGCGGACGCATCAAGAACGCCGTCATTACGGCGGCGTACCGCGCTTCGAGCGAACGCCGTGCGCATGTGTCCATGGCGGACTTCAGGGAAGCCTGTGAGCTTGAGGATAATCCATTGGATAGGCGCAGCGCCATTGGATTCATCTAA
- a CDS encoding ATP-binding protein: MGEQVIYLTTFDMIPLLDVIKSLPGKGCAIEEVEKPVLQFLSSRISVPLRFKTKLHFNSTPRDMTVTLTEKRLHDVRDGRHIASFSSETMTDEELRAHVERIHEGIKTRIPDEFISLEHLIAFLDKPLEMKVYTLPENLLLPALHVLDKLFAAYTPRGIVEYQTPEDSEKAASSLRIEVREKVYKYAEINSFRVYEKDGIVCAAGITKSENFDGRTRYFLTVYARRKDAETVQHIFDSCFEETLFGDLDLKGGKFTGDQRIIKLKEKVTMSDIVLEERARKEVMTEIFGFFGMKDAYRKANLPFKRGVALYGPPGTGKTMIAKIIATTLQETVIWVKAGDVNRSDDIDRIFRLARLGAPAVIILEDIDFFMKDRESGDDGKNIVPTIMSHLDGLEENDGILVVVTTNRIDNVEKAVVERPGRIDARIFLGELGRSCIIDLVTKKLSGLRTSFASFNDVIPEHTVMSGAMAVELSTCIMRNALKKGTSAEICIDDEDVKKALKEIERNQNRQKMLGFKTDE; the protein is encoded by the coding sequence ATGGGAGAGCAAGTCATCTATCTGACGACATTCGACATGATACCCCTGCTCGACGTGATCAAATCCCTCCCCGGGAAGGGATGCGCTATCGAAGAAGTGGAAAAGCCGGTACTGCAGTTTTTGAGCAGCAGGATATCCGTTCCGCTCCGATTTAAGACGAAGCTTCATTTCAACAGCACCCCGCGCGACATGACGGTAACGCTTACGGAGAAACGCCTTCACGATGTCCGCGATGGACGGCACATCGCGTCGTTCAGCTCCGAGACCATGACCGACGAAGAACTTCGAGCGCATGTGGAGAGGATACATGAGGGCATCAAGACGCGTATCCCTGACGAGTTCATATCGCTTGAGCATCTCATCGCATTCCTGGACAAGCCCCTTGAGATGAAGGTCTATACGCTCCCGGAAAATCTCCTTCTGCCTGCGCTGCATGTGCTCGATAAACTTTTCGCTGCATATACGCCGCGCGGCATCGTCGAATATCAGACGCCCGAAGACTCCGAGAAGGCCGCATCGTCGCTGCGCATAGAAGTGCGCGAGAAGGTCTACAAATACGCGGAGATAAACAGCTTCCGCGTGTATGAAAAGGACGGCATCGTGTGCGCGGCAGGCATTACGAAGTCGGAGAATTTCGACGGCAGGACACGGTATTTCCTCACCGTGTATGCGCGGAGGAAGGACGCCGAGACGGTACAGCACATCTTCGATTCCTGTTTCGAGGAGACATTGTTCGGGGACCTCGACCTTAAGGGAGGGAAATTCACGGGGGATCAGCGCATCATCAAGCTCAAGGAGAAAGTGACCATGAGCGATATCGTCCTTGAGGAGCGCGCACGAAAGGAGGTAATGACCGAGATATTCGGATTCTTCGGCATGAAGGATGCGTACCGCAAAGCGAATCTCCCGTTCAAGCGCGGGGTTGCGCTCTACGGGCCGCCGGGCACCGGGAAGACGATGATAGCGAAGATAATCGCGACCACCCTGCAGGAGACCGTCATCTGGGTAAAGGCCGGGGATGTGAACCGTTCCGACGACATAGACCGCATATTCCGCCTCGCGCGGCTGGGCGCACCGGCTGTCATCATTCTCGAGGACATCGATTTCTTCATGAAGGACAGGGAATCGGGGGACGATGGGAAGAACATCGTGCCGACCATCATGTCGCACTTGGACGGGCTTGAGGAGAATGACGGCATACTGGTCGTGGTAACGACGAACCGCATCGATAACGTGGAGAAGGCCGTCGTAGAGCGGCCCGGGAGGATAGATGCCAGGATCTTCCTCGGGGAGCTCGGGAGATCGTGCATCATCGATCTTGTGACGAAGAAACTCTCGGGCTTACGGACATCGTTCGCATCGTTCAATGACGTCATACCGGAGCATACCGTCATGTCGGGGGCCATGGCCGTGGAGCTTTCCACCTGCATCATGCGTAATGCGCTTAAGAAAGGGACGTCCGCGGAGATATGCATCGATGATGAGGATGTGAAGAAAGCATTAAAGGAGATAGAGCGCAATCAGAACAGGCAGAAAATGCTCGGGTTCAAGACGGACGAGTAA
- a CDS encoding agmatine deiminase family protein, giving the protein MRSNDIKLIPDWKKPSRVFLAYPKAIRHSYTFRGKRRVDDYDKLVPFYDQLIIRHIPFWIPATILFRAKDDFALLAAQYGNDDHNITAAIQPSLCYPWLRDYAGFAVRENGRKKIMKPMFAPSYLPAGFALTCEKIGRDIVPGTRCETIPLVWDGGNLVHNGEGVAIIDEYMFKRNSRDIKTTEGRVLKKTRAEIIEMLQKKLGITHPIFIPSKRGDWLHHADGYFAFLDARTVAVEMPPPVQVKKALAKLDIKIVTLASCLPKHSKQYPDSIEGSYINFLRLGDIILMPRFGAERECFMKNIRILGKYAEVEPVDDAEELARFGGLLHCISHVI; this is encoded by the coding sequence ATGAGAAGCAACGATATCAAATTGATACCCGACTGGAAGAAGCCGTCGCGTGTATTCCTTGCCTATCCGAAGGCCATTCGCCACTCATATACATTCCGCGGCAAACGCCGCGTAGACGACTATGATAAACTCGTCCCATTCTACGATCAGCTCATCATACGCCACATTCCGTTCTGGATACCGGCAACCATTCTGTTCCGGGCAAAGGACGACTTTGCTTTGCTTGCTGCGCAATACGGAAATGACGATCACAATATCACAGCCGCAATCCAGCCCTCGCTCTGTTATCCCTGGCTTCGGGACTATGCCGGCTTCGCGGTACGCGAGAACGGCAGAAAAAAGATCATGAAGCCCATGTTCGCGCCGTCTTATCTTCCCGCGGGCTTCGCGCTCACCTGCGAGAAGATAGGGAGAGATATTGTGCCGGGGACGAGATGTGAAACGATACCGCTTGTCTGGGACGGCGGGAATCTCGTGCATAACGGTGAAGGTGTTGCCATCATCGATGAATACATGTTCAAACGGAACAGCCGGGACATAAAAACTACCGAAGGCCGAGTACTCAAAAAGACACGCGCGGAAATAATCGAGATGCTGCAGAAGAAGCTCGGCATTACGCATCCGATATTTATCCCTTCGAAGCGCGGCGACTGGCTGCATCACGCGGACGGTTATTTTGCCTTCCTCGATGCCCGTACGGTCGCAGTAGAAATGCCGCCGCCGGTACAGGTGAAAAAAGCGCTTGCGAAGCTCGACATAAAGATAGTAACGCTTGCATCCTGTCTGCCGAAGCATTCGAAGCAGTATCCTGACAGCATTGAAGGGAGTTACATCAATTTCCTCAGGCTCGGCGATATAATACTCATGCCGCGGTTCGGGGCGGAGAGGGAATGCTTCATGAAGAATATCAGGATACTGGGAAAATATGCCGAGGTCGAACCGGTCGATGATGCAGAAGAACTGGCTAGATTCGGAGGGTTATTACATTGCATAAGTCATGTGATTTGA
- a CDS encoding DnaB-like helicase C-terminal domain-containing protein has translation MMEILELRNDGEAKGVIPSGIHALDAILGGGLRQGNVILFASRPGSGKTSLAIDIAYYAALNTFKPVCFCSAEMSIAELSERFRSRTAGNCLNDHPVLHLHDSIRTVADVEAAGTGNTPGLIVIDYIQLLKTGNEGTTDSPDLSAVSLDIKRLAKRLNIPIIVLSQLPRSRRDRPDERHDLGDLLVYGKLEMNTDDIVFLYRDDTAQNAAMSEAELRVFKNRNARRLGTVKLYFDVTNAMFYNANPWSVFI, from the coding sequence ATGATGGAGATACTTGAGCTCAGGAATGACGGAGAAGCAAAGGGAGTGATCCCCAGCGGCATTCATGCCCTTGACGCTATTCTCGGCGGCGGGCTTCGCCAGGGGAATGTGATACTGTTTGCATCCCGTCCCGGATCCGGGAAGACAAGCCTCGCAATAGATATCGCGTACTATGCAGCATTGAACACGTTCAAACCCGTGTGCTTCTGTTCTGCCGAAATGAGCATCGCGGAACTCTCTGAACGATTCCGCAGTCGGACAGCCGGCAATTGCCTTAATGATCATCCTGTTCTTCATCTGCACGACTCCATCCGTACGGTCGCTGATGTTGAAGCGGCAGGTACCGGGAATACACCCGGCCTCATTGTCATCGACTATATTCAGCTGCTGAAGACCGGCAACGAAGGCACCACCGACTCGCCTGATCTTTCCGCGGTCTCATTGGACATAAAACGTCTGGCAAAACGGCTCAACATCCCGATCATCGTGCTTTCACAGCTTCCGCGAAGCAGGAGAGATAGGCCGGATGAACGCCACGATCTCGGTGACCTTCTTGTATACGGAAAGCTTGAGATGAATACCGACGATATCGTATTCCTCTACCGTGACGACACAGCACAAAACGCAGCAATGAGCGAAGCCGAGCTCAGGGTGTTTAAGAATCGCAATGCAAGGCGGCTTGGCACTGTAAAATTATATTTTGATGTGACAAATGCGATGTTTTATAATGCAAATCCATGGTCGGTTTTTATATAG